Sequence from the Thermococcus nautili genome:
TGGCCTTCATTCACCACGCACCCCCGTAGGGTTTTCTGCGTTAGGGGTTACGCCCGGAAAATATAAAGCCCTTTTTTGTTCTTAGTAGTGTAGGTGGTTATGTAGGTGCATATGTAGGTACTAACTACGATGGCCTCGGCGAAACTACCGCTAAGGTATATAAAGGGGACAAGAGCATAAGGTTACGGTGATTCCCATGGTAAGAAGGCAGGGAGCAATAGTGGTGGCATTAATACTGTTGCTCCTCGGCAGTGGTGTGCCCGCTGTCATGGGAGTGAGTTACGCCTACAGCAGAACTGAGAACGTCCAGCTCTTCATCTGGCCGTCGAGCAGGCTCGTTGAGCCGAACCAGACCGTGACGATTGCGGTCGTGCTCTGGAAGCCCGGCGAGGGCGGAATAGCGAACGCGACGGTAACCATCGAAACCGAGGACGGGCTCTACAACGTCACCACCAACGAGGACGGCTTTGCGAGCCTGAACCTGACCTTCGCGGAGGAAGGCGGCTACTGGGTAAGGGCCGCGTACGGAAACCTCTCAACGGGCACCTGGATTGACGTCGAGAAAGTTCCGCCGTACCTCTTCATCGAGAAAGACCTGGAGCTCCAGGTCAACAGAAGCTACAGCATCGAGTGGACGCTCGTCACGCCCTACGTCCTCACGCCCTACAGCGGAGCCGTCAACGTGACGGTGTTCTTCAACGGGAGGGAAGTCAGGAGCGAAGTCGTGAACGTCACCGACGGAAAGCTGAAGCTCACCCTCAGGTTCAACGAGACCGGAGCCGGTGAGGTTCTCTTCGACGGCAGAACGGCGTCCCACTTCGAGGTTCGTGAGAAAATAATCCTCGCCAAGCTCATAGGCCCGGATAAAGCATACGTCGGCCAGAACGTGACAGTTCACCTTCTCGTCTGGGACGCCGGGGCAAACGCGCCCTACAGCGGAAACCTCACCGTTGAGCTGAAGAGGTGGTACTACAGCAACTGGACAACCATCACGGACAACATAACGGTTGGCGTGAGGGACGGCTACGCCAACTTCACCCTGACCGTTCCGGACTGCGACAGGATTGAAATCCTCGCGGGGGTCGGCTCCCACGACATAAGAATTGAAAAGTCCGCCCCAGCTCCCCAGCCGCCAACCAACGAGACCTCAAACGAGACGCCGCTAATCTTCACGATAACGCCCGACAGGGTTCTGGCGGAGCCGGGCCAGAGCATTTCCCTCGTCGTCAACACTACCAGGGAAGGCACCTACAACATGACCATCACGTGGTACCCCTGGGAGTTCCGCTCCTGGGTGTGGGACTGGAGAGGAGAAACCAACACCACCCTCGTGACCTTCAACGGCACCAAGAGCGTCATCAAGAGGATAACCGTTCCGGAGTGGGCATACTACGGCGAGGTCAGGATTGGGGATGCAATGGCAAGGATTTACACCCTGAGGCCGAACCTATGGGGCAGCGCCTGGGTCAACCTGACGTACAGCCCCGAGACGGGACTTAAGACCGGAGACACCCTCATGATTAGCGGTGGCCTCGAGAACAGAACCAAGGACTGGTTCTACGACTGGGAGAAGTTCTACAGGGGACTCGCCAACGAGACCGTGTACATCTTCACCCCCTGGGGCGTTAAAACTGTGAAGACAGACGAAGACGGCAGGTTCAGCGCCAACGTTTCGGTTCCTTCGGAGAGACTGCCGAACACGGTCTGGGACAGGAAGCCCGAGGTTCTCTTCATCCACAGGTCGGGAGCGTACGAGGACACGACCGTTGACACGCCGAGGGCGAGGGTCTTCGTTAACATGACCTCCGACGGAGTCAGGATAAACATCGAGCCGGCGGACGACAGGGGAATTGACTGGGGCCTCAAGACCCCGACCGTTGTTGAGTTCGGCCAGTACTTTGACTGGAAATACATCGGAAACGTGACTTCCCTGTACGTCACCTCGAACGCGACCGTTCCCGGCAACGTAAGCCCAGGGGTTTACCTGTTCAAGATTCTCCCCAACAACTGGCTCTGCTACAGGGACCCGGAGGGCGGCGTTGGTTGCAGTGCAGGAAGTCACACCACCGAGAGGATTTACTACGTAACCAGCGGGCTTGAGCTTCCCAGGGACGTCGAATACACCGGCGGTGAGCTGGAGGTTCCAATTAAGCTCCCGGGAAAGGGCGTCTTCTACTACTCCTACGAAATGAACGGGCAGAGATACTACGGAATAGGCTTCACCGACGAGAACGGAAATGGAATTGCCAGGATAAAGGTAGAAGACCTTCCGCTGGGTGTATGGAGATGGCTTATCATCAAATTTGGATTTGTCAGCGATAAAGGGGCGCTCTTTGACATAGACTGGGACCTGTGGGTGCACAGCACCGTTGACACCCTCCCGCCGGCAGTAACCGCAACGGTGACGCCCCAGGTTCA
This genomic interval carries:
- a CDS encoding CARDB domain-containing protein; this translates as MVRRQGAIVVALILLLLGSGVPAVMGVSYAYSRTENVQLFIWPSSRLVEPNQTVTIAVVLWKPGEGGIANATVTIETEDGLYNVTTNEDGFASLNLTFAEEGGYWVRAAYGNLSTGTWIDVEKVPPYLFIEKDLELQVNRSYSIEWTLVTPYVLTPYSGAVNVTVFFNGREVRSEVVNVTDGKLKLTLRFNETGAGEVLFDGRTASHFEVREKIILAKLIGPDKAYVGQNVTVHLLVWDAGANAPYSGNLTVELKRWYYSNWTTITDNITVGVRDGYANFTLTVPDCDRIEILAGVGSHDIRIEKSAPAPQPPTNETSNETPLIFTITPDRVLAEPGQSISLVVNTTREGTYNMTITWYPWEFRSWVWDWRGETNTTLVTFNGTKSVIKRITVPEWAYYGEVRIGDAMARIYTLRPNLWGSAWVNLTYSPETGLKTGDTLMISGGLENRTKDWFYDWEKFYRGLANETVYIFTPWGVKTVKTDEDGRFSANVSVPSERLPNTVWDRKPEVLFIHRSGAYEDTTVDTPRARVFVNMTSDGVRINIEPADDRGIDWGLKTPTVVEFGQYFDWKYIGNVTSLYVTSNATVPGNVSPGVYLFKILPNNWLCYRDPEGGVGCSAGSHTTERIYYVTSGLELPRDVEYTGGELEVPIKLPGKGVFYYSYEMNGQRYYGIGFTDENGNGIARIKVEDLPLGVWRWLIIKFGFVSDKGALFDIDWDLWVHSTVDTLPPAVTATVTPQVQEVGKNVTINISVWDNGGIKQVNYTITNVTDVIERNSLNFTYAINGYSVMFNFTIRGLEDYILNVTAVDEAGHVTTKLVNFFGKAVETRELNLTANETHEVNVENQTQIVVAPAQNESVTMNVTVASGVENEDARVKMTAKGYEDLKYVKVETNETVKYSWVILNLTYSDEMLKRLGISENAVTLLYWNGTEWIDLSKHVGETIPDNSPYGNITVFGFGRDPVHNYVWANVSHLSEYALGVKLPDLKVEAIGPTKFYVGVPQTINVTIKNLGGPVDRPFDVVLYVNGTEVGRVTVSEVSEGAEFSLPFKWTPEKEGNYTIKAVVDPDNRIQESNESNNELIVLAEATRGASLSASGLVLTLMRVNYLYYLYYTRNIETFEKLYQEAVKANVSNATLQEALKHKELAEGYYKEAAKYGPVLSNIGNIRLFPYLRKAYVELKKAIEILEKALKA